A region of the Cannabis sativa cultivar Pink pepper isolate KNU-18-1 chromosome 3, ASM2916894v1, whole genome shotgun sequence genome:
TTTTCTAGTTGTTATAATTTGCAGTTGTAATTGGGCAAGAGGTAATTGACTTCCAACTTGGATGGAGGGTCATGATTGTGGTGAGGACAATAAATGTTTATATCAAAGCCCTCTTCTTGttgtttacaaaaataaatatgaattaatAGAGAATTCTAGTAGAAGAATGAAAGAAAAACTAAGTTTTGCTTGTTTTCACTATATTGTTTCAGTGGTATTTGGTCCAATTGTTTTGTTTGCTAGTGAAACAAACAAGATCTTATGGTTTATAGTAATAGAGACACAGGGATATAGGAGAGAGAGAAACAGATTTTTTTTACAGGCAAAGAGGAAATATGAAGGTAgttttatgaaaaagaaaattaaaattagaaaaataaataaataaataaagttgatGAGAGGGTTGCTTTAGTGAGTAGTGTGTCTAAGAGTTGTCACATCTCACGTTCAATCAATCActctaataaaacaaaaaaaaattaaaatttgatgtGGGGAGACACAACTACTCATTATttcctattttattattattattattattattataaaatgatGAAAACATAAATATGACAACAATGCataatacatattttatataagaCTACAAAGaataaattttttagaaaaacagTATAAACATGtcaaaataagaataaaagacattgtaaaaataattgacactgtagaagaaaaaaaacagtataaaagtaataataagCGTGTCACAGtagaaaagtaataaaataaaaaaagttagtaatgtatgtaaatttccctatttaataatattcaacTACTTGACTCAATTCCAGCTACTTTTACACATCAAATAATTGAATAATACATAGAGACATTATTAATAATAGTCAAGTATTTGAGGTATGCCACAAATGTACACATCAAATTGAATAAATGGAGATAACATCATCTATACATTTCTGCCTAGCTATAAAATGGAGATAACATATCTCTACGTTCAAATATAtcacacatatataattaactatatatGGCTCTTATTTCATCATTACTTGTGATGCTTTTCAAACTTGTTGTACTGTTTCATCCTCTCCTACTACTCTCTAATCATCATCCTTTTGTTAACTCTGTGCAGCCTTTTTGCCATGATAAAGAGAGGAGTGCTTTGATCCACTTCAACCAAAGCTTTAAAATAGATTGCCAACCTAGAGTCAATATCAATCATCAATCTGTTCCTATCTATCCAAAGACATCAACTTGGGGATCAAACGGTACCAATTGTTGTGCATGGGATGGTGTTGAATGTAACTTGGTGACCGGTCATGTCACTGGTCTTAACCTTAAGGGTTCTTGTCTCCATGGCACTGTCCACTCCAACAACACTCTATTTCACCTTGTTCATCTTCAAAAGCTTCATCTTGGCTATAATAACTTTACTTTCTCTCCAATTCCCACAACCGTAGCAATATTTTCAGAGTTGACATTTCTTCATTTGGGTTATTCTTTCTTCCAAGGTGAGATTCCATCAGAAGTTTCAGTTTTGTCTAAGTTGTCTTACCTTTCCATGTCAAGTAACGTTGATGATAATGATCAACCACTTTCGAGTTTGAAActtgaaaaaataaatcttggaagcCTGGCAAAAAACTTAACTACCTTGACCACTCTTGTACTAAATTATGTGGATATGAGGTATGAACTAGGTGATTCTTTAGCAAACTTGTCTTCTTCTTTGACAGTACTTCAGCTATGGGATTGTGGTTTGTATGGGCCTATTCCATCTTCAATAGGTATATTAAACCAACTTAACTTTATTAATCTCAACTATAATAGTTTTGCCGGTTACATCCCATCTTTTTTTCAAAACCTCACCCTACTTTCCACTATATCATTACGACTCAATCAAATCTCTGGGCCCATTCCTTCGTGGTTTGGAAATCTTACTGAATTAAAATCTATGGACATATCTTCAAACAATTTGACTGGTTTAGTTCCACCATCATTGTCCAATCTCAAAAATCTTGAATATCTCCATCTCTCAAAGAATAGTTTAAGTGGCACATTGAAGTTTGATTCTTTCCTCAAACTGAAAAATCTTTATGCTGTAGATCTAGGCTATAATATGATTTCATTATTACTCAATGACGAAAGAAAAAGAGAGCTTAATACCACACTTCCAAAGCTTGAGTTGCTAGACTTGGCTTCTTGTAACTTGAGCAGATTTCCTGATTTTATTGTTCATCAAAATAATCTTGCATGTCTAGACCTTTCTGATAACAATATATATGGCCCAATTCCAAAAGATCTGATGAACTCAAGTCTTCAAAGCTTGGAAGCGATGGCTTTATCGTACAACTGGATAACAGGGTTTCAAAACTACACAACTATACCTTGGTCTAATTTGCGTGTTTTCGAAAtgcaatctaacttgttgcaagGACAACTTCTGATTCCACCATCATCTATTATACATTATGATGTCTCTAACAATATTCTAAGCGGTCAAATTCCCTCATCGATATGCAATTTGAGTTCTATTTTGGTTCTTGAGTTATCAAATAATAACTTCAGCGGAGAATTTCCACTTTGTTGGGGCAGTGGGATTAGTGAGTCCATCTTAGTTTTAAATTTGAGAAACAACTCTTTTCACGGCACTATTCCTCTTCAATGTCAGCTGGAAAGTAAGTTAAGAATGGTAGATTTCAGTCACAATCACTTTCAAGGGAAACTTCAACCACCATTCACTATTTGTATGGATCTTGAGTATCTTGATTTCTCTTTCAATCAACTCAGTGATGTGTTCCCCACTTGGTTGGGGAGTTTTCCTCAATTAAGAGTTGTTTTGATGAGAGAAAACAAATTTCATGGAGTTATAGGGAATCCTCAAAATACTACGAGTGAGTTTGcaatgttacaaattattgatCTGTCTCACAATTATTTCACAGGGGCAATTCCTTTTGAATATATGTTCTCTTGGAATTCTATGAAAGCTTTCAAGATGAGCAATTTGACATATATGAAGGCACGGGAAACTCTCACCTATAATAACTCATATGCTATTGGTCTAGCAGTCACTAGTCACTGGCTATGATTATTCAACCACAATTGTGATGAAAAGTGTGGCAACACATTATGGGAAGATTCCAATAAACCTAGCCGTCATTGACCTATCGAGCAACAACTTTAGTGGTGAGATTCCTGAAATCATTGGAAGTCTCAAGGCTCTTTACTCACTCAACCTCTCAAACAATTTGCTCATCGGACGCATTCCACCATCATTGGGGACACTAACAGAGCTGGAATCATTAGATCTTTCTCAAAACCAGCTGTCGGGAGAAATTCCTCGACAACTAACTGATCTAAAATTCCTCCAGAAGTTTGATGTCTCTTATAACAATCTCACAGGTCTTATACCTCAAGAAAACCAATTCCATACGTTTGAGAACAACTCTTTTGAGGGTAATCAAGGATTGTGCGGAGAACCACTGTCGAAGAAATGCGAAGACCCACTATCCTCTTTCGATAAAAATGAAGATTCTTATTCTGGGATTGAACTGGATTGGAAATTCATTTTGGCGGGACTTGTGAGCGGGCTTGTTATTGAAGTCTCTCTTGGTGAGATGTTGATCCCAAGGACACGACTGGCGTGGTTTGTTTATATCTCTAGAACAAGATTAAGGGATATGATCATGAACTGAGCGTGTATCTGCAATAATTGTTGGTAAGAGTAGTTTGTCTCTACGTTATTTCTTACACTACATTAATT
Encoded here:
- the LOC115711367 gene encoding receptor-like protein 6 isoform X2, coding for MALISSLLVMLFKLVVLFHPLLLLSNHHPFVNSVQPFCHDKERSALIHFNQSFKIDCQPRVNINHQSVPIYPKTSTWGSNGTNCCAWDGVECNLVTGHVTGLNLKGSCLHGTVHSNNTLFHLVHLQKLHLGYNNFTFSPIPTTVAIFSELTFLHLGYSFFQGAIPFEYMFSWNSMKAFKMSNLTYMKARETLTYNNSYAIGLAVTSHWL
- the LOC115711367 gene encoding receptor-like protein 6 isoform X1 produces the protein MALISSLLVMLFKLVVLFHPLLLLSNHHPFVNSVQPFCHDKERSALIHFNQSFKIDCQPRVNINHQSVPIYPKTSTWGSNGTNCCAWDGVECNLVTGHVTGLNLKGSCLHGTVHSNNTLFHLVHLQKLHLGYNNFTFSPIPTTVAIFSELTFLHLGYSFFQGEIPSEVSVLSKLSYLSMSSNVDDNDQPLSSLKLEKINLGSLAKNLTTLTTLVLNYVDMRYELGDSLANLSSSLTVLQLWDCGLYGPIPSSIGILNQLNFINLNYNSFAGYIPSFFQNLTLLSTISLRLNQISGPIPSWFGNLTELKSMDISSNNLTGLVPPSLSNLKNLEYLHLSKNSLSGTLKFDSFLKLKNLYAVDLGYNMISLLLNDERKRELNTTLPKLELLDLASCNLSRFPDFIVHQNNLACLDLSDNNIYGPIPKDLMNSSLQSLEAMALSYNWITGFQNYTTIPWSNLRVFEMQSNLLQGQLLIPPSSIIHYDVSNNILSGQIPSSICNLSSILVLELSNNNFSGEFPLCWGSGISESILVLNLRNNSFHGTIPLQCQLESKLRMVDFSHNHFQGKLQPPFTICMDLEYLDFSFNQLSDVFPTWLGSFPQLRVVLMRENKFHGVIGNPQNTTSEFAMLQIIDLSHNYFTGAIPFEYMFSWNSMKAFKMSNLTYMKARETLTYNNSYAIGLAVTSHWL
- the LOC115711367 gene encoding receptor like protein 26-like isoform X3, producing MKSVATHYGKIPINLAVIDLSSNNFSGEIPEIIGSLKALYSLNLSNNLLIGRIPPSLGTLTELESLDLSQNQLSGEIPRQLTDLKFLQKFDVSYNNLTGLIPQENQFHTFENNSFEGNQGLCGEPLSKKCEDPLSSFDKNEDSYSGIELDWKFILAGLVSGLVIEVSLGEMLIPRTRLAWFVYISRTRLRDMIMN